From the Pomacea canaliculata isolate SZHN2017 linkage group LG4, ASM307304v1, whole genome shotgun sequence genome, one window contains:
- the LOC112562843 gene encoding pre-mRNA-processing factor 6-like — protein MSVQSLVSRRKKTFIGLPAPLGYVPGLGRGATGFTTRSDIGPARDADDIPEDRHAPPNKKAKQKEEEDDEDLNDANYDEFSGYGGSLCSKDPYDKDDEEADAIYEAIDKRMDEKRKERREEKLKRDIEKFRQERPKIQQQFSDLKRDLASVSVDDWNNLPEVGDARNRKQRVGRAEKFTPVPDSVLARAAASGSVNSAVSEQEQKFGGLTTPFGSITPIGSATPMGDIDMKKIGQARNTLMDIKLTQVSDSVSGQTVVDPKGYLTDLQSMLPSHGGDINDVKKARLLLKSVRETNPKHPPAWIASARLEEVTGKLQAARNLIMKGCEECPKSEDMWLEAARLMPGDQAKAVVAQAVRHLPQSVRIWIKAANLETEIKAQKRVFHKALEQIPNSVRLWKAAVELEDEEDALIMLSRAVECCPTSVELWLALARLENYENARKVLNRARENIPTDRQIWITAAKLEEAHGNIPMVDKIIDRALTSLRMNMVEINREQWIKDAEDCERSGSLHTCQAIIRAVISIGVEEEDKKHTWMADADACAAHGAYECARAVYAYALTVFPSKKSIWLRAAHFEKNHGTRESLESLLQRAVAHCPKAEVLWLMGAKSKWLAGDVPAARSILALAFQANPNSEEIWLAAVKLESENNEFERARRLLHKARNSAPTARVFMKSVKLEWCLGEVDNALMLLDEAVKHYPDFPKLSMMRGQIEEQRGNLDTARNAYNQGLKKCPTSWPLWLLLSRLEERAGQLTRARSILEKARLKNPKTPELWMEAVRVENRAGLKNIAMTLMAKALQECPNSGILWAEAIFMEPRPQRKTKSVDALRKCEHDPHVLLAASKLFWSERKLSKARDWFNRTVKIDPDLGDAWAAFYKFETLHGDQKSADDIATRCVAAEPHHGEHWCRVSKAIPNWRLKTQEILPLVAAAMSVPT, from the exons ATGTCTGTTCAGTCTTTGGTCAGCAGGAGAAAGAAGACCTTCATAGGTCTTCCAGCTCCACTAGGTTATGTTCCTGGTCTTGGAAGAGG AGCCACAGGCTTCACCACACGGTCAGATATTGGACCTGCCAGAGATGCTGATGATATACC ggAAGATCGTCATGCACCAccaaacaagaaagcaaaacagaaagaagaggaagatgatgaagatTTGAATGATGCAAACTATGACGAG ttttctggCTACGGTGGCAGCCTTTGCAGCAAGGATCCCTATGACAAAGATGATGAGGAAGCAGATGCTATCTATGAGGCCATTGATAAACGAATGGATGAGAAACGCAAGGAACGACGTGAAGAAAAGCTGAAAAGGGATATCGAAAAGTTCCGTCAGGAACGCCCCAAAATCCAACAGCAGTTCTCAGATTTAAAG CGAGACCTGGCCAGCGTCAGTGTTGATGATTGGAACAATCTCCCAGAAGTTGGAGATGCTCGTAATCGCAAACAACGTGTTGGCCGTGCAGAAAA GTTCACTCCAGTCCCAGATAGTGTGCTAGCACGTGCTGCTGCATCTGGCAGTGTCAATTCTGCTGTGTCAGAACAAGAGCAG AAATTTGGAGGGTTAACTACGCCATTTGGGTCAATCACTCCTATTGGTTCAGCTACACCTATGGGAGATATCGATATGAAGAAAATTGGACAGGCTAGAAACACGCTGATGGACATCAAACTTACACAG GTGTCAGATTCAGTCAGTGGCCAGACCGTGGTTGACCCTAAGGGCTACCTCACTGACTTGCAATCTATGCTGCCCTCACATGGGGGAGATATCAATGATGTTAAAAAAGCACGTCTACTACTGAAATCTGTTCGTGAGACAAACCCTAAACATCCTCCAG CCTGGATTGCCTCAGCACGATTAGAAGAGGTGACAGGAAAGCTGCAGGCAGCTCGTAATCTGATCATGAAAGGGTGTGAGGAGTGTCCCAAGTCCGAGGACATGTGGCTGGAGGCTGCTCGACTTATG CCAGGGGACCAGGCTAAAGCAGTGGTTGCACAGGCTGTCAGGCATTTGCCACAATCTGTTCGTATCTGGATCAAAGCTGCAAACCTAGAAACAGAAATCAAAGCACAGAAGCGAGTTTTTCACAAAG CTCTGGAGCAGATACCAAACTCTGTCAGACTTTGGAAGGCTGCTGTAGAActggaggatgaggaggatgctCTTATTATGCTGAGTCGTGCTGTGGAGTGTTGTCCCACTAGCGTTGAG CTGTGGCTTGCCTTGGCTAGGCTTGAGAATTATGAGAACGCCCGCAAAGTTCTTAACAGGGCACGAGAGAACATTCCTACTGATAGGCAAATTTGGATTACTGCAGCAAAACTGGAAGAGGCACATGGTAACATTCCCATGGTGGACAAAATTATTGACAGAG CTCTAACGTCACTGAGAATGAACATGGTGGAAATCAATCGTGAGCAGTGGATCAAGGATGCGGAGGACTGTGAGCGCAGTGGCAGCCTTCATACTTGTCAGGCAATcat CCGAGCTGTCATCAGCATTGGGGTGGAAGAGGAAGACAAAAAGCACACATGGATGGCAGATGCAGATGCT TGCGCAGCACATGGGGCATATGAGTGTGCCCGTGCTGTCTACGCCTATGCCCTCACTGTTTTCCCCAGCAAGAAGAGCATCTGGTTACGAGCAGCACACTTTGAAAAGAACCACGGTACAAG GGAGTCTCTTGAGTCCTTACTGCAGCGAGCAGTTGCTCATTGTCCTAAAGCTGAGGTGCTGTGGCTGATGGGTGCAAAGTCCAAATGGTTGGCT GGTGATGTTCCTGCAGCCCGAAGCATCCTTGCACTTGCATTCCAGGCTAATCCAAACAGTGAGGAGATCTGGCTGGCTGCCGTCAAGCTGGAAAGTGAGAACAATGAGTTTGAGCGTGCGCGAAGACTATTGCACAAAGCTCGTAATTCTGCACCCACTGCAAGG GTTTTCATGAAGTCAGTAAAGCTGGAATGGTGCCTAGGCGAGGTGGACAATGCCCTGATGTTGCTAGATGAAGCCGTCAAACATTACCCAGACTTCCCGAAG TTGTCTATGATGCGTGGTCAGATTGAGGAACAGCGTGGAAACCTGGATACAGCACGGAATGCTTACAATCAGGGG CTGAAGAAGTGTCCTACATCGTGGCCTTTGTGGCTACTTTTGAGTCGTCTTGAGGAGCGTGCTGGACAGCTGACACGAGCACGATCAATCCTTGAGAAAGCTCGTCTAAAAAACCCAAAGACACCAGAGTTGTG GATGGAAGCTGTGCGTGTGGAGAATCGAGCTGGTTTGAAAAACATAGCTATGACACTCATGGCAAAAG CATTACAGGAGTGCCCAAATTCAGGTATACTGTGGGCTGAAGCTATCTTCATGGAACCTAGACCACAGCGTAAGACAAAGTCAGTCGATGCTCTTCGCAAGTGTGAGCATGATCCACATGTTCTCTTGGCGGCATCCAA ACTCTTCTGGTCAGAACGAAAGCTTAGCAAAGCACGAGACTGGTTCAACCGCACAGTCAAGATTGACCCTGACCTTGGTGATGCCTGGGCAgcattttacaagtttgaaaCACTCCATGGTGACCAA AAAagtgctgatgacattgctacACGATGTGTGGCAGCAGAGCCTCACCATGGGGAGCATTGGTGCCGAGTGTCCAAGGCCATCCCCAACTGGCGCCTCAAAACCCAGGAGATTCTACCTCTTGTAGCTGCTGCCATGTCTGTGCCCACATAG
- the LOC112562562 gene encoding C-type lectin domain family 4 member F-like produces the protein MTEQPHFYCNEGCESLGLCFHISRRGLTSCQKIQTYSVAVPGFDSCLVTQETGHGLHLQDPLCWCLGFSFLKSGWMNRVSSTPADTSLAIKCKGDNLVLNEPVPEATADDVYVFRNEVSIANTNTRATATLRDRLLVDADSRVTLTNLSSNDFGVYRVEVKLTNGKSTESSIRLFVEEPPEIVNGSLLVLSDSYNASFIRLRCGPFISLGSPPVSVSWKDPMGQPFQSTGFSGQYFILDIPANVAISGSYCCELDCHAPNFCCIDDRSLLRQCGNAELQTAVKKVRTNVESANLAARLAGLEKRVSVMEALWRDLDKAGQQDLRQTGVAAVSQSVQCREKCDQPDASLETSTFKFQADVRELGRLQTQLDTMQQTMTEVRSWVQDGVARLNASIQDHRNKSAKDIEAVSAGLERYLARLQNVEGWMTKTDNRYSHIKDWLSNSHGWISKISGQMKLIMHNMTALGDNLTNFQTATEQRLSEVTDDLRDVKGALKDLANDANKSFNALQSRVSALTTMYRQRTYGGCPVEKGYLLYGQRCLKLYTRRQNYQSARTCCQADGAHLFHLKSRDHDVQPLFYLLDTLGKRLSQYTKNGLWVGADDIAAEGNFTWTDGTVIPRKSNLWSYGQPDDYGRNEDCVQVRYSRDFVLTDESCSQTVEFVCQVDVKA, from the exons ATGACAGAGCAACCACACTTCTACTGCAATGAGGGTTGCGAGAGCCTGGGCTTGTGCTTTCACATTTCTCGTAGAGGACTAACTTCCTGTCAGAAAATCCAGACATACTCTGTCGCTGTCCCCGGCTTTGACTCCTGTCTCG TCACACAGGAAACTGGCCATGGCTTGCATCTCCAAGATCCTCTTTGCTGGTGTTTGGGg ttttcttttcttaagtCTGGATGGATGAACAGGGTGTCCAGTACCCCGGCAGACACTTCACTTGCGATAAAGTGTAAAGGAGACAACCTGGTGTTGAACGAACCAGTTCCTGAAGCTACCGCCGATGATGTTTATGTCTTCCGCAATGAAGTTTCCATAGCAAACACCAACACAAGGGCCACCGCAACCCTGCGG GATCGTCTGCTCGTGGATGCTGATTCAAGAGTCACGCTGACCAACCTGTCGTCAAATGACTTTGGAGTTTACCGTGTGGAAGTCAAACTGACCAATGGGAAATCCACAGAGAGCAGCATTAGACTGTTCGTAGAAG AGCCACCGGAGATTGTCAACGGAAGCCTACTCGTCCTTTCTGATTCGTACAATGCCTCTTTCATTCGACTCCGATGTGGCCCATTCATTTCTTTGGGCTCTCCTCCGGTTTCAGTTTCATGGAAA GATCCCATGGGGCAACCGTTTCAAAGCACTGGTTTCTCAggacaatattttattctggACATACCCGCCAACGTTGCCATATCTGGCTCATACTGCTGTGAACTGGACTGTCATGCCCCCAACTTCTGCTGCATTGATGACCGGTCCCTGCTCCGACAGTGTGGGAATGCCGAGCTACAGACCGCAGTCAAAAAAGTCAGGACGAACGTGGAAAGTGCAAATCTCGCGGCTCGTCTCGCGGGACTCGAGAAGCGGGTCTCTGTGATGGAAGCCCTGTGGCGAGACTTGGACAAAGCCGGGCAACAGGACCTGAGGCAGACTGGAGTAGCTGCTGTGTCTCAGTCTGTACAGTGCCGAGAGAAGTGCGACCAGCCTGACGCATCCCTCGAGACCTCAACTTTCAAGTTCCAAGCCGACGTGCGAGAGCTCGGTAGGCTCCAGACTCAACTAGACACCATGCAACAGACGATGACAGAAGTTCGTTCGTGGGTTCAAGATGGAGTAGCTAGACTGAATGCATCTATTCAAGATCATCGCAATAAGTCTGCCAAAGACATCGAAGCTGTGAGCGCTGGGCTGGAGCGTTACCTCGCGAGGCTACAGAATGTGGAGGGCTGGATGACGAAGACGGATAACAGGTATTCTCACATCAAGGACTGGCTGTCCAACTCCCATGGCTGGATTTCAAAGATATCCGGTCAGATGAAGCTGATTATGCACAACATGACCGCTCTGGGTGACAATCTGACCAATTTTCAGACTGCAACGGAACAGCGGCTGTCAGAAGTGACCGACGATTTAAGAGATGTCAAAGGCGCCTTGAAGGATCTCGCCAACGACGCGAACAAGTCGTTCAACGCTCTTCAGTCGCGGGTTTCAGCTCTGACGACGATGTACAGACAACGAACATACG GCGGCTGTCCAGTAGAGAAAGGCTACCTCCTGTATGGCCAGCGCTGTCTGAAGCTGTACACCAGGAGACAGAACTACCAGTCAGCGAGGACGTGCTGCCAGGCTGACGGGGCGCATCTCTTCCatttgaagtcacgtgaccacgacGTCCAGCCCTTGTTTTACCTCCTAGACACGCTCG GAAAGAGGCTAAGCCAGTATACCAAGAACGGTTTGTGGGTGGGAGCAGACGACATTGCGGCCGAGGGCAACTTCACCTGGACTGATGGAACGGTCATTCCTCGAAAGTCTAACCTCTGGTCTTACGGTCAACCAGACGATTATGGGAGAAACGAGGACTGTGTGCAGGTCCGTTACTCGCGCGACTTTGTCCTGACTGACGAGTCATGTTCTCAGACGGTGGAGTTTGTTTGTC